CTACAAAGGCAATCAGAGGATTTCATAACACAACATTGACATTGCGCAATATCAAACATACGGCAGATGTACTGACAGATATTATGGGTTACAGGTTGTCAGAGCAGCATGTCAATCGCTACCGCTTTGTAACCGATGCCGTGGCTGATGCAGCGGTAATAGACTTGGTGGAAGCGCCCGGGGAAGCGCAAGGCGTAGTGGCAGGAGGTTCTATTCATCATGTGGCGTTTCGCGTAAAAGATGACGCGACGGAAATGGCGCTCCGTGAAAAAATTGCGGCTAAGGGTTTTAATATCACCCCACAAATTGACCGCATGTATTTTCATTCGCTGTATTTCCGCGAGCCGGGAGGCGTACTCTTTGAAATTGCCACCGATAACCCCGGCTTTACGGCAGATGAGCCTTTGGAGGCTTTGGGAACGGCATTGAAACTGCCACCTCAGTATGAGCCGCGTCGTGCGCAGATTGAAACCGCACTGCCCCAACTGATTCTCTGATTATTGCACCAGATAAGGCGCTTCCATCAGTTGATTGCCTTGTGGTGTATGCAGGGCATAGGTAAAGCCTTTTTGCAGCGCATAAGCCCCTGTTTGTCCTTGCAGGTTGATGGCAAGAAAACCCGCCTGAATGTCTTTATAGTTAGGGTTCTTTTGTATGAGGCGCTCTACGGCAAGTTTACAGGCTTGCTCGGGCGTATTTCCTTGCCGCATTAATTCCACAATCAGGTGAGCAGCAGCAATGCGCACAATGGATTCGCCAAGCCCTGTGGCTGTGGCAGCGCCAACGTCCCCATCTACGAAAAGTCCGCCGCCGACAATGGGCGAATCACCGACGCGCCCGTGCATTTTATAGGCCAAACCGCTGGTAGTACATGCGCCTGCCAATTTGCCGCTGTTGTCTAACGCCAGCATACCGATAGTATCGTGGTTTTCGGCATTGATGCGGGGCTTGTATTCTTTCTTTTCCAACCATTTTTCCCACGCAGCTTTGGCTTGGTCGGTCAGCAGGTTTTCCTTTTTGAAACCGTTATCAAGGGCAAATTGCAGTGCACCTTCGCCAACCAGCAGCCAGTGAGGGGTTTTGTCCATTACCAATCTGGCAACGGAAATGGGGTGCATGATGTGTTCTAAGCAGGCGACAGCTCCGCAGCGGCTGTTATGATCCATAATGGCGGCATCCAGCGTTACGCGCCCGTCGCGGTCGGGCAGGCCGCCGTAGCCGACGCTATCTACCTTGGGGTCTGCCTCCGTGATGCGCACTCCGGCCTCCACAGCGTCCAGCGCAGAGCCGTTATTACCTAAAAGTTTCCAAGCTTCGGCATTGGCCGGCAATCCGTGGTCCCAAGTGGAAATTACGACAGGCTTAATAACAGCCGAAGTGTTTTGTTTGGCTTCCCGATTATCGGTCGTACAGCCTGTACCTATGGCTACACTGCTCAGAGCGGTCAGTTGCAGAAAATTACGGCGGCGCATAAATCAGTCATTTTGCGCCAAAATAAGCATTTATTTATTCTCCCACGTGGTGTCAATGATGCGTGCACGGCTTTTGCCCGGCTTTATCCGAAAATTTTTCCATTTAAACAGTTTCATGGGTTGTGAAATAGCCAGAAAAGCACCGCCGATAATGGCTGACTCGCGTTGGTCGTACATGCGCGTAGGAATCAAGTCGGCAACGGCTGCCGCAAAAAGAAACCCACAGCCAACAAAAACTGCCTGATTGGAAAGCATGGGAATGTGTTTCCTTGGGAAATGAAATGATTGAAAATCGCGCAGGGGGATAGCCTGTTTGCTTTGCACCAAATAAACGGCAGTGTCTTTTTCCCATATTTCACCGATGTAATCGCGCGTTTTTCTTTTTTCTCCGACTAATTTGAAGTAAATTTCACTTCCTTCCGGCAGGCGAATGCGCTTAGCGCTGTATCGGTCGAGCATAATGTACTTACCCGACACAGTGCCGAGTTTTTGTGCAGCCACAGGCAGCGCCAATCCTGCCAACCCAATGGTTAAAACAATCCTGCCAATCAACAGCTTTAATTGTGATGAGAGCTTCATAGGTCAAAAATAAATGAAAACCCAATACGGGCTATGCGAAAACTAATCTTCATTTTCTTGTACGTAGGGATGGCTGCTACTGTTCAGGGGCAATATGCCCTGATTGGCGATGCAGCCTACATGAATAACGACTGCATCCAACTTACGCCCGATGTTGCTTACAGCGAAGGCATAGCCTATTACAAAACCCGCCTGAACTTGCAAAATTTCTTTCAGGTTGATTTTGACATTTACTTAGGCAATAAAGATGAGGGCGCAGACGGCATTACTTTCGTGATACACAACGACAGGCGCGGATTTGAGGCGTTCGGCACTTGGGGCGAGTGCATGGGCTATGGCAGGTGGAGTAAGAACTACCGCGCAGGGGCTTACATTGCCCCATCCGTTGCCGTAGAGTTTGATACCTATGAGAATTGGCGACAAAACGACCCGCCGCACGACCATGTGGCCTATTTAGAAGACGGCACGAATTATCACGAAACCTACTGGCACGATAATAACCTTGAATTTAATTTGGAAGATGACATGCTGCACAGTTTCAGCTTCCGATGGGAGCCTGATAAGCAGCGGATTACAGTTTGGTTAGACGGCGAAATCGTACATCAAGGCATCCGCGACCTGATTAACGGCGTTTTCGGCGGAGAAACCCGCGTTATCTGGGGTTTTACTGCCTCCACAGGGCGCGCCAGCAACCTGCAATACTTCTGCCTGCGAAATTTGGCGTTAAAGGATTAATGATAAACAAATTCCCCGTAGGGGCTGCGAACCGTTACCTGCGCTTTTTCGGCGGCTTCTACGCGACCGATGATTTGTGCCTGAATACCAAATGATTGTGAAATTTGGATGACGGTTTCGGCGAACTGTTCCGGCAGGTAGAGTTCCATGCGATGCCCCATGTTGAACACGCGGTACATTTCGCGCCAATCCGTACCGCTTTCCTGTTGAATCAGTCGGAAAAGCGGCGGACATTCAAAAAGGTTGTCTTTGATAACGTGCAGTCGGTCAATAAAGTGCAGCACTTTGGTTTGTGCGCCGCCGCTGCAGTGTACCATGCCGTTGATGTGCGGGCGCAATTCGGCCAGCACTTGGCTGATAACGGGCGCATAGGTGCGGGTAGGGGAGAGCACCAACTGCCCAATGTTCACGGGCACATCTTCAAAGCACTCAATTAGGCTGCGGCTGCCGCTGTAAATCAGGTCGGCAGGGACTTGCGGGTCGTAGCTTTCAGGGTATTTTTCAGCCAGCAGTTTGTGGAAAACATCGTGGCGGGCAGAGGTCAGTCCGTTGCTGCCCATGCCGCCGTTGTAGCGGTCTTCGTAGGTTGCCTGCCCAAAAGAGGCAAGCCCGACGATAACGTCTCCGGCTCGGATGCGGTCGTTGCTGATAACATCGCTGCGCTTCATGCGGGCGGTAACGGTGCTGTCCACAATGATGGTGCGCACAAGGTCGCCCACGTCTGCCGTTTCGCCGCCGGTGCTGTAAATGCCGATGCCGTGGCTGCGCAGCATTTCCAATACTTCTTCCGTGCCGTTGATAATGGCGGCGATAACTTCGCCCGGCACCAAGTATTTGTTTCTGCCAATGGTAGAGGAAAGCAGGATGTTATCCGTTGCGCCTACGCAAAGCAGGTCGTCTAAGTTCATCACAATGGCGTCTTGCGCAATGCCTTTCCATACCGAAAGGTCGCCCGTTTCGCGCCAATAGACATAGGCAAGCGAAGACTTGGTGCCTGCGCCGTCGGCGTGCATAATGTTACACCATGCCGGGTCGCCACCCAACAGGTCGGGGATGATTTTGCAAAAGGCTTTCGGATATAAGCCCTTGTCTATCAGTTTGATAGCATTGTGCACATCTTCTTTGCCCGAAGAGACACCGCGCATGGCGTAACGGTCTTGCATGAATAAATTGCTTGGCTGTACTGTTATAAATCCAGTGTATATACAAGATTCTTTGTGCACTTTGCGTCAAACCTTTGCGCTCTTTGTGGTACAAAGGTAAACCGCAATGTGCGCTGAGTGTCAAACACAAAGGACACAGAGACTCATTTGCTAAACTTAATTTTAGCCACTATTTCATGTTGTGGAAAACGGCGGTAACGTCGTCTTCCTGTTCAAATTTGTCCACAAGTTCTAAAATTTCTTCTGCCTGTTCGTCGGTAACTTCGGCGTAAGAGGTCGGGATGCGCTGCAATTCTGCCTTGATGATAGGGATGTTGCGCTCTTCTAAGGCTTTTTGCATGGCACCAAAGTCGGTAAATGAGGTTTGCACAATGATTTTGCCGTCATGTTCGTACACTTCTTCGGCGCCGAAGTCAATCAGTTCCAACTCCAATTCTTCCAGATTCAGCCCTTCGGCATTCAATTCAAAAATGCCTTTGCGCTGGAAAATGAAGTCTAACGAACCTGTTTTGCCCAATGAGCCGCCCGAACGGTTGAAGTGCATACGTACCATTGCCACGGTGCGAGTAGGGTTGTCGGTAGCAGTTTCTACGACAATTGCCACACCGTGCGGGCCGTAGCCTTCATATACTACCTCTTCAAAGTTGCCTTCGTCCTTAGAAGAAGCCCGTTTAATGGCCGCTTCTATGCGGTCTTTGGGCATGTTGGCGTTTTTGGCGTTCTGAATAATCAGGCGCAACTTAGTATTAATTTCAGGGTCGGGGCCGCCGGCTTTTACCGCCATCGCGATTTCGCGTCCGTAGCGCGTAAATGTTTTGGACATCCAGTCCCAGCGTTTTTCCTTTTTGCCTCTTCGGGCTTCAAATGCTCTTCCCATGATGTTATATTGCGTTGTGTGATTTGGCGTATATGCGTGTATTTAAGGTGCAAAAGTAATAAAGGCTTACTGTTTACCCAGTTTTTGAATTTCCGATGCCGTAAGCCCTGTAACCTCACTGATTTCGGCAGGTGTGAAGCCTTTGGCTAACATGCGTAGGGCAACAATCTTTATACCCTCTTGTAAGCCCTCTTCCCGTGCCGTGTCTAAACTGTTT
This is a stretch of genomic DNA from Rhodoflexus caldus. It encodes these proteins:
- a CDS encoding AIR synthase related protein, with translation MQDRYAMRGVSSGKEDVHNAIKLIDKGLYPKAFCKIIPDLLGGDPAWCNIMHADGAGTKSSLAYVYWRETGDLSVWKGIAQDAIVMNLDDLLCVGATDNILLSSTIGRNKYLVPGEVIAAIINGTEEVLEMLRSHGIGIYSTGGETADVGDLVRTIIVDSTVTARMKRSDVISNDRIRAGDVIVGLASFGQATYEDRYNGGMGSNGLTSARHDVFHKLLAEKYPESYDPQVPADLIYSGSRSLIECFEDVPVNIGQLVLSPTRTYAPVISQVLAELRPHINGMVHCSGGAQTKVLHFIDRLHVIKDNLFECPPLFRLIQQESGTDWREMYRVFNMGHRMELYLPEQFAETVIQISQSFGIQAQIIGRVEAAEKAQVTVRSPYGEFVYH
- a CDS encoding ring-cleaving dioxygenase, with the protein product MNQQVLGLHHITAISGNAQRNYDFYTKVMGLRFVKKTVNFDDPFTYHFYYGNYDASPGTILTFFPWSGISKGKRGVGTASEIGFAVPEGSLGFWKARLEKAGIIFNNPAKKFGEEYLTALDPDGLKLELTVVKTSATDSRVPFETPEIDATKAIRGFHNTTLTLRNIKHTADVLTDIMGYRLSEQHVNRYRFVTDAVADAAVIDLVEAPGEAQGVVAGGSIHHVAFRVKDDATEMALREKIAAKGFNITPQIDRMYFHSLYFREPGGVLFEIATDNPGFTADEPLEALGTALKLPPQYEPRRAQIETALPQLIL
- a CDS encoding YebC/PmpR family DNA-binding transcriptional regulator, translating into MGRAFEARRGKKEKRWDWMSKTFTRYGREIAMAVKAGGPDPEINTKLRLIIQNAKNANMPKDRIEAAIKRASSKDEGNFEEVVYEGYGPHGVAIVVETATDNPTRTVAMVRMHFNRSGGSLGKTGSLDFIFQRKGIFELNAEGLNLEELELELIDFGAEEVYEHDGKIIVQTSFTDFGAMQKALEERNIPIIKAELQRIPTSYAEVTDEQAEEILELVDKFEQEDDVTAVFHNMK
- a CDS encoding L-type lectin-domain containing protein — translated: MRKLIFIFLYVGMAATVQGQYALIGDAAYMNNDCIQLTPDVAYSEGIAYYKTRLNLQNFFQVDFDIYLGNKDEGADGITFVIHNDRRGFEAFGTWGECMGYGRWSKNYRAGAYIAPSVAVEFDTYENWRQNDPPHDHVAYLEDGTNYHETYWHDNNLEFNLEDDMLHSFSFRWEPDKQRITVWLDGEIVHQGIRDLINGVFGGETRVIWGFTASTGRASNLQYFCLRNLALKD
- a CDS encoding isoaspartyl peptidase/L-asparaginase family protein, coding for MRRRNFLQLTALSSVAIGTGCTTDNREAKQNTSAVIKPVVISTWDHGLPANAEAWKLLGNNGSALDAVEAGVRITEADPKVDSVGYGGLPDRDGRVTLDAAIMDHNSRCGAVACLEHIMHPISVARLVMDKTPHWLLVGEGALQFALDNGFKKENLLTDQAKAAWEKWLEKKEYKPRINAENHDTIGMLALDNSGKLAGACTTSGLAYKMHGRVGDSPIVGGGLFVDGDVGAATATGLGESIVRIAAAHLIVELMRQGNTPEQACKLAVERLIQKNPNYKDIQAGFLAINLQGQTGAYALQKGFTYALHTPQGNQLMEAPYLVQ